The sequence CAATCAAGGTTAGATAAAATTTTCATTATATATTGAATGTTAGTTTTAGTGAATTATTAGAATGGGTATTAATTGCAAATGTTACAGAATCTTTTGAAGCTGCAAGGGAAGAAGCTGGAGTGGAGTATCAAGAGAAAAGTGGAGTACAATCTCAAGACGTAGAAAATACCGAAGGAACAAGCAGAAGTGAGATTATTTCCAAATGCATAGATGGAACATGTGATCTCTCTACACCTCCCTCTCTTACCGACAATATTTGAACCCAAGAAAATGTTAGTGAAGATAATGATTTAATTGGGATGATCTTGACTATTGCAAACGGTTAGAcagtatttttttaaattttatacatGTTTGTTTTAATCAAAGATTAGTAACAAGTACTAATTGTGTTAGCTCTTGTAAATATTCTGCAGAATCTTGTGAACTTGCAACTGAAGAACATGGAGAACAattgcaagataaagaaaatgtgcagttggaagataaagaaaatgatGCAAGCAATATGTTAGCTGAATTGTCTGTTGAAAAAACACAAGAAGGCAGTGTGAAGAAGACAGGTATTGATTGTGTCCTAAATATTATATTCATAATTGAAATTTTGTCTCTTCATTTGACGACtcgaggtatatatatatatatatagtgtttcTTGTAGAGGAAAACAATTATGAAGCTCTTAACCAATATAcgaggaaaagaaagagagatagTATTGGTTATGATGGTCCGTCTTTTTTTATTCTTACTCCTACTCCTCCAAGTACACAAATGAGCATTGATGGGGGTTTATCTATGGAGTTGAAGGAAATGTTGAATAAGAGCTTGGTCGAGGTAAAAGGAACAAGAAGCTTAGTTGGCAGTTGAAATCTCTTTTTGATCAGGAAAGAAAAACAGGAACATCGatggaagacaatcaaaatactcCCAAGAGTTCAGGATGGATAAAATCAACATATACTCATAGGTGTATTTTTCATTATGCCACAGATGATGcaaaattattgaagaaattcattgTGCGGTTGGGCAAGAAGAAAAGGAGAGGTCGCAAAACAGAGTAAGTACCTTAATGTATTTCAGTATTGATATTGAAATTGCTAAATTAACTTCTGTGATTGTATGTCtaagtttaggaccaagtgtccttaacttttgaattttaaaatcaaagttaaggagcaagtgtccttaacttttcaacttggAAATCaaagttcaggactaagtgtcctgatCATTTGAAATTGTAAGTCAAAGTTCAGGACCATGTgtccttaactttcgaacctgtaattcaaagttaaggactgcatgttcttaacttttgaacctgcaagtcaaacttaaggactcttgtctttaattttgaacttgatactcaaagttaaggacagatagtcattaagttttgaactttgaactcaaagttaaggacaaagtgtcctaaACTTTTAAACTTGTAAGTCTAAtttcaacttgaaactcaaacttcaggaccaagtgtccttagctTTTGAACCTGTAATTCAAAactaaggactgcctgtccttaatTTTTCAACTTGAAAGGCTAAGTTCAGGACTAACTTCTAACTctgatatttttaaaattttcaggggaCAAACTAATATATATGCTGATAATAATGGTGTGAGAAAGAATCCATACAAATTGTATCAtcaaaaaatcagtagcaaaatgtTCTTCCTTGAGCTTTCAGATAGTAGCTTTGTACTTGATGATAAGGTTAGATAATTCGCAAggcatttattttctttattcttaatttatcactttataattattttatgactgatggatttattttattttttgcctttttatgaAGCATATTGACATTGCCCTATATTATCTGAGAAAGAAGGAGTGATACCACCCTCGCGACCATCCTTTTCGTTGCACAACTACTGATATTCTTTTTGATAACTATATGGTGTTTGTGTATAAGGATTTCAGTGAAGATGCTACTGATGACTTTTGGTGTGCTGGTGATAATTAGTTGTTTCTGACACCATATGTATGGGGGGACAGTCGTAGATGTGGAATTGCTTGTTCAGAGGTTGACAAAATCTTTTTTCCATGTCGGCTTCCTTCAGAAGATGATAATGTTGTGACACACTTTCTTTTGGGGGTATTGGACTTGAATCAGAAAAAGATTGATGTATACGATTCCATATATAATGAGCCATATGAGGCAGGAATGAATCACATGGAAATATATGAACACATGATCCCCCACTTGCTAAAGTTCTCACAGTTTGACAAACATCACAAGTCTTTTGGAAATGCCTTCAACAAATTTGATATTCAGTGGCAAAGATCACCACACTACTCTGGATCGTACGTGTTGTTAtttgttatattatttatatgtactttagatttattgttattcactgcATATCTTACATTTTTCTTAGGACTGATTGTGGTGTATTCCTGATCAAATATGTGGAGTTGTTGATGATTGGAAAGGATGTGGAGAAATTCCAACCTGAAGACATAAAAGACTTTAGAAAAGAACTTGCCGCAAATCTTTGGGCACATGGTGAGTGGAAAAGAAATTCTGGTTATGATACACCACCAGAAAATGTTGGCGATGATTATGAGAGTGAAAATGAAACTTGATGTCCAAAGGGGTTGTAGTTTAGTTGTAAAGAAAGTTAGTTGTGGCTGATCTTTTGTATAAAATTGCTGTAAAGAATCTATATGAATTCTGCAAGTTTAGAAAACTTCTGAAATATTCTGTAAATTCCTCAAAAGTCACTTATATTTTGTTTGCTTAGCATAATTTTTTGTCACAGCTATGCAAAattacaatttcaaaagtaatatcAAGGCATCATGTtattaatttctttgtttctctcaaGTGTTGATTTGTCCATTGAGTTTGTTAGTATTAGTTCATGACTAAGTGtaattgaacttcaaattcaaagttaaggaccaattgtccttaacttttgaactttaaacacaaagttaaggactgtatgTCCTAAATTTTTGAACCTGCatgtcaaacttaaggactcctaTCCTTAAATTTTGTAAAGTTAAGGACAAACAATCCTTAACCTTTGAACTttaaactcaaagttaaggactgcatgtccttaacttttgaacgtgtaattcaaacttaaggattGTCTGTCCATAACTTTTTAACCTGCAAGTCAAATTTAAggactcatgtccttaacttttgaatttgaaactcaaagttaaggacagacggTCCTTAAGTTTTGGACTttgaactataagttaaggactgtctgtccttaacttttgaacttgaaactcaaagtttaggacagacagtccttaagttttgaactttgaactataagttaaggactgtctgtccttaacttttgaactttgaacacaaatttaaggactgtctgtcctggACTTTTGAACGtgtaattcaaacttaaggactgcctgtccttaacttttcaacatGCATGTCAAACTTaatgtcacaacccggattttccaccctcgggagtcgtgatggagcctactaatgagagctaaaCAAGCCAACTCTTAACTACTTTtatcttttataaattatttcttttatcaaataTTAGTAATAGCATAAAAAAAgactgaattaaataaatatgcggaagacttaatTTAAAGTGACTGAATGTAAATGTGGAATCCAACATAAatctctacccaagaactggtgtcacattactcacgaacttctaagaatacTGAATACAatcgtttgaaagaaaataataaactgtttgtctcgaatacaatGAGATAACAGACTAAAATAatagatagaggagacgccgagcctgtggacgcctgcaaggctacctcggtgtctcactaaTCTGACTGCTCACACTCGCGCTACTGTTGCTGCTGTCCGAATCCTGTATCCGTGCAAAAGAgcatagagtgtagtatcaacacaaccgaccccatgtgctggtaagtgcctagcctaaccccggcgaagtagtgacgaggctaggaccagacaatcaaataaacctgtgcagttcaagtatatatatatagacaacaAAGGAAGTACTGGAAGTAACCAATCAATGTGGGATGGGAAACATGATGTGGGGAGGTAACCGTttcaaatagaaatatttaataaaagaagGAGACAACAAAGTAATAATATCAACAAGTATCAAAAggaatcaacaatttgcacggcatcacccttcgtgcttttactctcttcctcacccaagcaatatataaaataaaattgtacatggcatcaccctttgtgcttttactcattttcctcacaatataatcaaTAGATATCAGTACGGAATGGCACATCgtacggcatggcatcacccttcatgctttacactctttcctcaccatatcaAGCAatatacgacatcacccttcgtgtttttactctctttcctcacaatataatcaaTAGATATCAGTACGGAATGGCACAtcatacggcacgacatcacccttcgtgcattacactctTTCCTTACCATATCAAAcagtacacgacatcacccttcgtgctttatcactcttcctcacccaaacaataatcacagATAAGGGGCAAGGAAGTAAACTGGATAATAATCGGGATATAAGGACttacggtcatgctagacaccaatgtatagatactcgtcaccatgcctatacgtcgtactcgacaaatagcaagtagcaattaagactcagctcctattccctcaagctaaggttagaccaaacacttacctcgctttgcaaccaattcaaaattccaacaagcctttgcctcgcgaattcgtgcccgaaattctcaaatctagtcataaacaattcaattaagtcaataaaaattataggaattaattccatatgaaatgctacattttccatttaaaatccgaaattgcactaaaaattcgcccgtggggcccacgtctcggaacctgacacAAATTACGGagtatgaaacctcatccaaccacgagcccaaccataccaattttagcaaaatccgacatcaactcgaccctcaaatcttcaaattaaaccaagagaattttcaagattttcccaactaaaatcaccaattaaatgccaaaactagtaatagattcgggtaatctaaccaaaattaagttaagaatacttaccctgttgttttctctgaaaatatcccgaaaatcgcctctccccgagctccaatttgctaaaaatggaaaatgggacattTTGCCCAGAATGTTTTCGGGGTTATTGTTCACGCGTTTCTACTGTTCACGGGGTGTTATTCATAGGTACTATTCACGGGGTACTATTtatgggtactgttcacgggtactatttctgcaattttcagcaattttctgcaattttcctaagtctgaaatcactccgagacacttccgaaacactcccgagccctcggggctcctaaccaaacacatacactaactcaacaatATCCTACAAACTTaactgtgcgatcaaatcgccaaaataacgtcatataccacgaattaaactttaaaatccaagaattctttcaaatttcataaaatatcaaattttcagttttgagtccgaaacacgtcaaacgacgtctgttttcaaccaaactttacaaaaagtgcttaaaccatatataagacatgtaccgggcgccagaaccaaaatacgggcccgataccatcactttctaatcaaatttcatttccattttccttaaattttttcagaaaataattttactcaaaaatttatttctcgggcctgggacctcggaatttgattccgagcatacgcccaagtcccatattttcctacggacctcccgggaccgtcaaatcactgGTCCGGATAcatttacctaaaatattgaccgaagtcaaatttatttattttaatatcaaaacttagcaaattttcacagaatttcatatttgagcttccggctacgcgcccggactgtgcacgcaaatcgagacgACTGTAAATGAGGTTGTTAAGGCCTTGGAAGCTCGGAATggataagaaaacaggtgatgaccctttgggtcgtcacattctccacctctaaaacaaccgttcgtcctcgaacggacagaagaaggaagtacctgagtcggggaatagatgaggataaccgCTCCAcatgtcggactcggactcccaggtcgaagcctcaggaggctgacctctccactgaacatgaataGAGGGGAAACTCTTGGATCTTAACTAAcggacctgccggtctagaatagccactggctcttcctcataagacaagtccttgtccaactggacagtgctgaaatctaacacgtgggatggatcgctgtgatacttctgaagcatagacacatgaaacactaggtgcaaggatgataaactcggcggcaatgcaagtctataagccacctctcccactcgatcaagaatcgcAAATAGACCAAtcaacctagggctaagcttgcccttcttcacaaatctcatcacgcccttcataggcgacactcggagcaatacccgctcaccaaccatgaaaacCACATCTCAAACCTTACGATCTGCATAgttctttttcctggactgagctgtacgaagcctatcctgaatgatcctgaccttgtctaaggcctcctgaaccaaatctgtacccaacaaccgagcctctcccggctcaaaccatccaaccggagatcgacaccgcctaccatataaagcctcataaggagccatctggatactcgactggtagctgttgttgtaggaaaactctgctaaaggcaagaactgatcccacgaacctccaaagtcaataacacaagctcggagcatgtcctccaatatctgaatagtccactcggactgtccgtccgtctgaggataaaatgttgtgctcaactgcacctgggtgcctaactctcgctgaacttctctccagaaacgcgaggtaaactgcgtgcctcgatccgaaatgatagataccggcacatcATGAagccgaacaatctcccggatataaatctcagctaactctcggatgaataggagactgccacaggaatgaaatgcgctgacttggttagcctatcaataatgacccaaactgcatcaagcTTCTTCCGAGTcaacggaagtccagtaacgaagtccatagtgattcgctctcacttccactcgggaagctcaatcctctgaaacaaaccaccaggtctctaatgcttatacttaacctgctgacaattcaaacaccgagccacgcatgcaataatatccttcttcattctacgccaccaataatgctgccgcaaatcatgatacatcttcgcggcgcccggatgaatagagtaccgggagctatgagcctcctctaaaatcaactcccgaagcccatccacattaggcacacaaactcgcccctgcaatctcgaaactccatcatcatctaaggtcacctgcttggcacctccacgctgcaccgtgtctctaaggacacacaaatggggatcatcaagctatcgatcacggatacgcctcaataatgaagaacgagcaatcgtgcaagctaatacccgactaggctcagaaatatccaacctcatgaatcgattggccaaggcctgaacatccaaagcaagcggcctctgaccgaccggaatataagcaagactgcccatactgaccGACTTcctgctcaaagcatcggccaccacattagcctttcccggatgatataagatagtgatatcataatctttcaacagctccaaccacctcctctgtctcaaattcaactccttttgcttgaacaaatactgaagactcttgtgatccgtgaatacctcacatgccacaccgTACAGGTAAtgactccaaatcttcaatgcgtgaacaatggctgtcaactctagatcatgaaccgaatagttcttctcatgaatcttcaactatcgcgaggcataggcaatgaccttgccaccctgcatcaacactgcactaagcccaatacgagaagcatcacaataaactatataaggccctaaacctgtgagcaaaaccaataccggtctcgtagtcagagctgtcttgagcttctgaaagcttgcctcacacgcGTCTGACCatttgaactgggcacccttctgggtcaacctggtcatcggggctgcaatggatgaaaacccctccacgaaccgacgatagtagcctgtcaatcccaagaaactctgaatctctgtagctgatgctggtctaggccagttcttgactgcctcaatcttcttcggatcaacctgaataccctttgttgatacaacatgacctaggaatgcaattgaactcagccagaactcacagttcgagaacttagcatatagctgactatccctcagagtctgaagaaccactctaaggtattgctcgtgctcctcctggctatgggaatatatcagaatatcatcaataaagactatcacgaacaagtccaaataaggtctgaacactcggttcatcagatccatgaaagttgctggggcatttgtcagcccaaataacataaccaagaactcataatgtccgtactgagtgcggaaagttgtcttagggacatcggatgccctaatcctcaactgatggtagccaaatctcaagtctatcttggaaaacaccttggcaccctgaagctgatcgaacaaatcatcaatcctaggTAGTGGATACGTAttattgattgtaaccttgttcaattgccggtaatcaatgcacattcttatcgaaccatcctttttctttacaaacaacatcgacgcaccccacggtgaaacactgggtctaatgaaacccttctcaagtaggtcttgcaactgctccttcaactctttcaactctggcggggccatacgatatggcggaatggaaatgggttgagtgcccggagccaaatcaatgcagaaatcaatatccctatcgggtggcatatccggaaggtctgaagggaatacctcaggacaCTCGCGAACCACGAGCACAGAATCAATGGAGGGGACCTCAACATTGGAATAAGAAAGATTTAGTGCTTTTCACCTTTCCGCCAAACCAGAATGAGAGCCAATCGGGTCGATCAGAATGTCCTTATTTCACAGCGCTATAACATTCTCAAGTTAGAGTCTGACTATCTCTATTCTAAGTAGCACCCAAGAAAGCACACGCTAAGCAGATCTTTACCAAAGCCATATCTCCATAAGCATCCAAagcacgaacataagccaaataagccaaacaccccttctcgaccatacgtcgagccttcacatacgaaataacactgcgagtagaatgaccaggagtccctctccactctaaacggggcagttccggtaaggctaaggtcacagtcttggcatgacagtccaagatagcgtggtaaggtgataactagtccatccccaatataacatcgaagtcgaccatatctaaaagcaacaaatcaacacgggtctcaagacccccaatcaccacaatacaggAATGATGAACTcgatcgaccacaatagaatcacccaccggtgtagacacataaacaggaatactcagtGGATCACTAGGCAGAACCaagtacggtgcaaaataagaggacacatacgaatacgtagaccctggatcaaataacactgaagcctctctatcacaaactagaatagtacatgtaatgactgcatctgaagactcagcctctggcctggttGGAAGAGCATAgcatcagggctgggccccaccaccttaAACCATATCTCTGGGACGGCttgctactggctggcctccatctctggcggtctgagctccacctctactcccacctctagctggctgggcgggctgtggaacacctggtgccagTACCATGGCACGAGAATTCTGATGCTGAGAACTacccggtgctcgagggcaaaatctggCAATGTGACCTGGTttaccacaagtgtaacaagctcTCGGCtgctgaccctgtcgacctgaatgaccaccgcggaaactctgaagcggcggtgcatcgataggagctggtggtgcactgtaaggctATTGATCAGAATAGTGTgtgtgagaaccacgaccacctgaagtaccatgggaaacctggagagctgactggaAGTACCTGAGAGGATGTCCTCTGCCatacgaatctctacctccagacgaggtaccactaaattTGTCTGAGtaacggggcctcttatctgacccatgacaacctccctgtgacagaaccatcttgACTTGGCGGGctacattggccgcctcctgaaatgtgatctcactcccggcctccttggccatctaaagacaaatcggctgaataagaccatcaataaacctcatcgccctctctctctctctctctctctctctcggtgaggagtatgacaagagcatggagGGCTAGATCAataaacctggtctcatactgagtgaccgtcatggaaccctactggaggcgctcaaactgcctccgataggcctctctctaagtaacggggagaaacttctccagaaacaacgcTGAAAACTGCTCCCATGACAAAGATAACGACCCGGCTGGCCTGGCTAatcaataatccctccaccaagtcttggcggatccagataggcgaaatgcagcaaaatcaaccccattggtctcaacaatgcccctgttcctaagaacctcatgacagctgtctagataatcctggggatcctcagaagatgcaccgctaaaagtggtagtgaagagcttagtAAACCTATCCAATATCCACAaggcatcggcggacatagccgctccatcgccgagctgagccactacacccggctgaaccgCCATAGCTGGCTGAACCAATGGAACCTGAACCTGGGGAGCTACTGGCTCCGGAGTGCGcatagcaggagtctgagccccttctccagcctgagaagtggttggtgctactggaagcaaacccgctcgggtgacactctccatgaggcccaccaatcggaccagagcgtcctgaagaactggggtggcaatgaacctcTTTGAGACCTAAGCTGGGCCCACCGAAATTccctgggctggaacctcatcatcaaagtcaacctgaggctccaccgctggtgctgctgctctgggctgagctctgcccctacctcagcctctagtacggcctcgccctctgcccctcgtgggagatgctgttgggggctcgggctgctgagtgGTAGATGAGGAAgtgcatgttctcgccatctgcgaacgaacagagtagaaattcaattagcattgagaaacaaaacagcacgacaagaaagaacaatgtgaagtttttcctaactctgtagcccctgggggataaatacagatgtctctgtaccaatccctcaaactctactaagcttgtccgtgagttgtaagacctatgtaacctagagctctgataccaacttgtcacgacctgaattttccaccctcgggagtcgtgatggcgcctactaatgagagctaggcaagctaactcttaactaattttatcttttataaattatttcttttatcaaatattagtaataacataaaaaaagactgaattaaataaatatgcagaAGACTTAATTTAAAGTGACTGAATGTAAATGCGGAATCCAACATAAatctctacccaagaactggtgtcacattactcacgaacttctaagaataTTGAATACAATCAtctgaaagaaaataataaattgtttgtctcgaatacaatGAGATAACAAACTAAAATAATAAATAGAGGAGACGCggagcctgcggacgcctgcaaggctacctcggtgtctcactagTCTGACTGCTCACATctgcgctactgctgctgtctgAATCCTgtatctgtgcaaaagagcacagagtgtagtatcagcacaaccgaccccatgtgctggtaagtgcctagcctaaacccggcgaagtagtgacgaggctaggaccagacaatcaaataaacatgtgcagttcaagtatataaatatatagacAACAAAGGAAGTACTGGAAGCAACCAATCAATGTgggaggggaaacatgttgtggggaggtaacagtttcaaatagaaatatTCAATAAAAGAAGGAGACAACAAAGTCATAATATCAACAAGTATCAAAAggaatcaacaatttgcacggcatcacccttcgtgcttttactctcttcctcacccaagcaatatataaaataaaactatacacgacatcacccttcgtgcatttactctctttcctcataatataataaatagaTATCAGTACGGAATGGCACATCGTTCGgcatagcatcacccttcgtgctttacactctttcctcaccatatcaaacaatacacgacatcacccttcgtgcttttactctctttcctcacaatataatcaaTAGATATCAGTACGGATGGCACATcgtacgacacgacatcacccttcgtgtttcaCACTCTTTCTTcaccatatcaaacaataca is a genomic window of Nicotiana tabacum cultivar K326 chromosome 16, ASM71507v2, whole genome shotgun sequence containing:
- the LOC142170526 gene encoding uncharacterized protein LOC142170526 encodes the protein MILTIANESCELATEEHGEQLQDKENVQLEDKENDASNMLAELSVEKTQEGSVKKTDDAKLLKKFIVRLGKKKRRGRKTEGQTNIYADNNGVRKNPYKLYHQKISSKMFFLELSDSSFVLDDKHIDIALYYLRKKE